In Patescibacteria group bacterium, a genomic segment contains:
- the rpmE gene encoding 50S ribosomal protein L31 → MKKVIHPTYYPEAKVTCACGATFTMGSTEKEIHVEICSACHPYFTGKEKLVDTAGRVDKFKERMEAAKKFKETKELKNKRTEEPKENTSKNEKSEDK, encoded by the coding sequence ATGAAAAAAGTCATTCATCCAACTTATTATCCTGAGGCTAAGGTCACATGTGCATGTGGTGCAACTTTTACTATGGGATCAACCGAAAAAGAGATTCATGTAGAAATCTGCTCCGCCTGTCACCCATACTTTACCGGCAAAGAAAAACTGGTTGATACCGCTGGCCGCGTCGATAAATTTAAAGAGCGAATGGAAGCAGCCAAGAAGTTCAAAGAAACTAAAGAACTGAAGAACAAAAGAACCGAAGAACCAAAAGAGAATACTTCCAAAAACGAAAAATCTGAAGATAAATAG
- the rpsB gene encoding 30S ribosomal protein S2, with protein MVTTPTLREMLEAGVHFGHKTSRWHPKMDKFIFGAKSGVHVIDLEKTQSQLSDAMNFLAEAAKEGKTVLFVGTKKQAQEIVKKGAQDCGMPYIVSRWLGGMLTNFNTVQKAFKKLERARLIVSSPEFAEMKKRDKVKLTKEIEKGERLVGGLVGLSKQPDVIILVGVHDEKNAIKEATQSGVTTIGIVDTNADPNLVDYPIPANDDATKSIALFVNLFAKTIKENKGAVANDKN; from the coding sequence ATGGTTACCACACCAACACTTCGAGAGATGCTCGAAGCAGGCGTTCATTTTGGGCACAAAACCAGTCGTTGGCACCCCAAAATGGACAAATTTATTTTTGGCGCCAAATCTGGTGTCCATGTTATTGATCTGGAAAAAACGCAATCACAGCTTTCCGACGCGATGAATTTTTTAGCTGAAGCGGCCAAAGAAGGGAAAACGGTCCTATTTGTTGGTACCAAAAAACAGGCCCAAGAGATTGTCAAAAAAGGCGCTCAGGATTGTGGTATGCCTTACATTGTTTCTCGTTGGCTGGGTGGAATGTTAACAAATTTCAACACAGTTCAGAAAGCTTTCAAGAAATTGGAAAGAGCCAGATTGATCGTATCGAGCCCAGAATTTGCAGAGATGAAAAAACGCGACAAAGTAAAACTTACAAAAGAAATTGAAAAAGGCGAGAGATTGGTCGGAGGACTTGTCGGCCTTTCCAAACAGCCTGACGTAATCATCCTGGTTGGGGTTCATGATGAAAAAAATGCCATAAAAGAAGCAACTCAATCTGGGGTTACGACAATTGGTATAGTAGATACCAATGCTGATCCGAATCTAGTCGACTATCCTATTCCAGCTAACGACGATGCCACAAAATCCATTGCCCTATTTGTAAATTTATTTGCAAAAACGATCAAAGAAAACAAAGGGGCGGTGGCTAACGATAAAAATTAA